The genomic segment CAGTGGAGGAAAAGGGGTCTGGATTTGAACCCAGATTTACTCTTAATTTACCACTTCTTGGGCCCAGAGTTCCCAGCATGTAGAAAGCAGCGTGTTCGCATGGGcttcaatggagttatgctgatttacaccagctgacatGTCCAGTATTGCCAACCTCagatgttcaaaaatcatgaggttcaacgttttattttatttctgcttaTTGAGCCACAAGGACTAGAGACTGAGTTCCTCCTCACCCCCATGGAAGCTCCAATTCTTGTTTTATCCCATGACTCCTGGAGCTGGGACTTAAGCATCAAATAGAGCAATCAAACAGAGCTAGTTGGCAGCACTggattccccaccaccaccccatcccaAGACCGTCATTAGGCAGCTGTTAAAAGCAGACAAGACCATTCAAATGGCTCACCAGTGGTGGGGGCTGTTGTGGGTGCTGACGTCATGTGGTAAAGTGGTGTTGTTGCAACATATGTGGTGGGAAGGAGCATGGAGGGAAGAATGGGAACAAGGGAATAAATATGAGAGGAGTAGCCAcaagaacaagaaatcctgtggcaccttacagattaacagattgtttggagcatcagctttcgtgagccaagacccactttgtcagatacttgtgatgaggtgggtcttggcccatgaaatgctccaaaatatctgctagtctagaaggtgccacaggacttcttgttaaggGGATAAATGAATCTAGAAAGACTCCATGATTCCAAAGCAGACCCAAGGCAAAGGAAAAGCACATATGTGTACAGTAAGTCATATCCCTTGTGTTCCAAACCACCATCCATcccttctccaccccaccccactccactctGGAGGACCTGAAGTGGGAGAGAACAGAGTGGGCAATTCTACTTCCCGTGGATTTTGGCTGGAGGAGGATAAGCCAGGGTTAGAATCTGCCTTTTCCACAGGAGTCCATTCTTTTTTCCACCCACCCTAGTAGAAAACGTATAGATCTTCCTGCACATGTAAGGTGGCAAGGGGGCCATTCTGTTCCTCCCATCAGATGTTGGTGCTGCTCCCATTACtgggggggtgacatgggggaACCCCAAACCTTCCCCATCTAGACATCAGTTTCTCCACTTTCCCCTTCTCCTCTGGAGAAGGAGCAGGAAGTCAAGGATCCCTCCAATGCCTCCTTCCACCCAGAAATAGCAACACCTAAACATTAAAGCTGAGAAAAAAAGATTCCATCCTCTGACTTTCCAAAATGTTGACTTTTGTTTTTTATCCCAAACTATGACGACAAGTCCAGATACCAAAACTCTTCACTGCTCAAAATTTTTGTTTGGAAATGTCAGAATGAagcagcatgatttttttttttataatgacAGATCTAGATGTTTCCCAAACCACATTTTCTTATGGCTTCATTTGATAGTAAACAGGTAGTTACTTGCCACTCTGcctcctgggagttgtagttctgaTGCTTCCCGCTTCAGCTTTTCATGATGGGTCACGTTTCCTGCTTATACTACATCTCCCAAGACACATCACAGCCAATCAGCGGGGAAGCAATGGTATATCATGGGAGATGCAGTCCAGACAATGAGCGTGCTGCACAGGAGAGAAGGGACCATGAAGCACAGACTAAAACTCCTTTGAGGCACCAGGGCACAGCACTAAGGCAAATGTAGTTTAACACTGCACATAATATTTAATTTAGATTTCCCTAACAAAAAAGTCAAATATTTTTTGGCAAAATCAAAATCTTCCTGTGCAAAATTTCGATTTTAGCAGCAACTGTGTTTTCAGTCAACATTTTGTTGAAAAGTTCATGAGCAGCTTTACTAAATATCACCTGAAAAATGCCAGTCTGGTGATATTTATAACCCAGCCAGAACCTAGAATTGCCAGAAATGTTGTCCGGTGGCTTGAATCTCAACATTACCAGCCTTGAACCAAAAAGGTTCAGATAATCATTAATAAGTAACTGACCTCTGGAGCTCTGCTTATCTCATATCCAGTCTTCCAATTCTGCACAGTTCTGCCATTAACAACTGAAAAGACCgctggtgtttgtttgtttgtttgtttatagcTCCCTAATGAAGCAGTTGTTATATAGTTATGCTTGTTAGCCTAAACTTCAGTTCTCAGCAAAATGGTCTCTTTGCTCACAGGCTGTGGTATCAAACTATCATTAACCATCCTACCCATCTTGGGGGATCAGAACGGGGCAGATTGGCAGGAGCGGCTCCTTTAGGCTCTCTGGAGACTGGCGGCTTATTTGGAAGTGGCGAGCTTCCGGCTGAGGAGTTACCTGCACACAGGAGCTCTGCAGAGGCCGTGGCAGAGCTGCTACTGACAGGGTTCTGGGCTGTGCAGGTGACATTCAGGTGAGCAGCGCTGGGCCTGGGGGAGATGCACAGAATGGGGCCAGTCGActccacagcgccccctgctgggtgagTCCAGCTGTAGGTCAcattctcccctccaccctgtgcCGTGCAGGTCAGGTTGTAGCTGCAGGTTCCGTTCACACAGGTCACCAAGTCACAGACGATGGTCGGCTTCGGCACTCGCTCTGCAGCGGAGGGAGAGGAGAAACCACAACATGAAACCattcacctgaagaaagatcacTGCAAGTTTTTACAAGCATCTGCCCAAACCTACAAGAAGAACAGAACCTCAGGCATCATTATAGAATGAAAGGCAGAAGACCAATGAGGTCACATCCTGCCTGAAAGGTAGGATTCTTTGTTGTATTATACGTTCCTGGGCTATGTGTGTGCTAGATTTAAATGGCTCAAGAGCTGGAATCATCCAGTGCAGATGTGTGCAGAATGTGATATTTGTATCCAGATGATGTTTGTATTCAGGAGTCCTCACTAGTCAGAAATAGCCACATTCTGGAAAGCTACTTAAGGTTAACATTTCTTTGCCCTTCACATCCTTCATTATTAGCTCATATGTTGCATTAGGGGACCCATTTTACGGATTGTGTAGTGGGAAAGTTGGACAATGTCATTTCCAGCAGAGATGGAAATAGAATCCAGGTTTCTGTAACAGAGCCAAGCATCATCCACTTTGTCACACTGCCTTTCAAAAGGCATGCCAAATTATGTGGTTGATTAGACTCATTTTCCCCGGGTGCAACCACTTGACAATACTTTTCTCCCAGACCCAGGAACAGAACCTGGAATCTTGTTCCTTAAGTGCAGAACCACAAAGCATTTTTACTCATtagcaaaatgtgttttattaatTTCCACAACGATGCAACTTTATGCTGATGTAACTCAATTGACATGGGTGGAAGTACTTGTGATTTGCATGGGTGACAATAGGAGAATCACAAGCCTAGTGTGCAAATCTCCACAGACGTGGTCCTTAGCACCCAAAGGCTTTTTATGGTGCTCCGGGAGCAGCAAGGGCCCGTGGTGTAAGTGAGAATCCTGCCTGCAGAACTGGTTCCATCAGGTTTTAATAGTCTGTGTAGTGTGTGCAAAATGCTCTGTGTTTACCTTGCACATTCTTGAATATTACAATTACTAGCAGGGCCTGCCCCAATGTGGCAGGGGGCCAAGGGTTACTGGCACTTGCggcagaaggggagcaggggtgaCTGCTGACTGTCTGGAGGCATCCCCAGAAGCCCTGCATCAGCCAGCGAGCTCCTGGCTCGGTAAGGCAGccagtctggtccccacagcACGCTGGCAGCGGAGGGATCTCTCTgggcggtggggcaggggaaagcagCACTGACTGTGCAGGCTGGGCAAGACTTACCTTGGCGGCTCTGCGGGTGTGGGCTGAGGAAGACAGCCTGTGCAGAGAGGTTATATGCCGGCTCTGAGCGAATGCACCCTGGCCAgacccagctctggctgcagacTTGCTGCTGGCAGCCTCTTGCTCTGCTAGTTGCCCACTGTGGCCAGAACTCAtggtccctgctcccagctggccagAGGCGAGATGCTGTCTGAGACACAGGCCTGGCAGCCAACCCACCCAGGGAGGACCCTGGGGCAAAGCAGGGGATGGGGCTTCTCTGCGAGCTGCAcactgcatatatatatatatatggaaacACACAAATCTCGTAGAATGGGAAGGGATCTTCAGAggccattgagttcagtccctgccctcacggcaagGCCTAGCACCAtcatggcagatttttttttaatctatttgccccagatggcccccacaaggattgaactcacaacgctgggtttagccGGCCAATCTCAAACCACTGGCAGCAGCCCTAGGGGTgcgcactgccccccccccgtgttcccaCCAACACTGCTGAATAGGGCACCCCCACCTGCTCCTCTTGGTGGCCCTCCCTGCGCCCCTCCTTCCACAGACaccagccccccccgccactgccgCAGGCACTGGGGAATGTTCACACTGACTACAGTGGGACGTGCAAAGAGACGGGCTGGCcgtgagctggtggggggaggggctgcagtcgaggggacagtgggagggggtggaggggagcacagagctgtagggggaagaggggaagggagagagctgcaggggctgcagctTGGGGGGGACATGGGGATGTTCACactgggacagacagacggacgcGTCTCCTTTTACAATACTACACAGAaaagaaagttttaaaaactCCGCCCCGCACTCACTGTACACGCGCAGCAAGAAGCGTTTGTGGATGGTGGCGCCGGTAGTTGTGATGATTTTCGCAGTGTAGGTGCCCGAGTCCTGCAGCCTCAGGCCGGTGAGCTGGAGGGAGTTCTGGGCAGCGATGCTCAGGCGTCCCTCGTAGGATACGTCCATCACCCAGACAGCGGGGGGGTTTCCTGCTCCTACAGCCGCTATACTGTTGCTTGTGTTTACTGTCCAGGCAGCAGTTCTGAATTGCTCCGCTGGGATCCCCACAGGGAACGTGACCGACTCCCCCAGGACCCCGCTCAGCTCCACGGGGGCTGCCGCTGCTCTGGAGGATCCTGCATGTTTAAAGGGAATAGAAGAGGTATTAGGGAGCAGACTGAATACAACTCCTGGTTAAGGAGAAATTAatttcccctccccaagccctgtgAAATAGGTCCCAAGAGAAACCTGGGGCAGTTAATTTCTTTCCATTTACAACAAACGAGCCTATGGACAGCTCGAAGTACACGTACAAGTAGCAGATGTAgctggtgttgcttgggtccttcatcCTTTGTTTATGGCTGGAGGCAGATGcaggctccgggcagggagagggggattcAGGGCAGGTACAGGGTGCAGGCGTGAGgatttgggggtgaggaggaaccAGGGGAGGGAgttggtgggtgtgtgtgggctGGAGTGAGCGTTCAGGGGTGAggatgggctcagggcaggaggcttgTCAGGCCGCCCAGGGCAGTGCGGTTGGCACAGCTGTGGTGGCGGCTCTTCCTGATGGGCTAGGCAGTGCAGCCCTTGCCAATGTGGCCTCCCCGGGGAGCCCTACGAGCAGTGCAGTGCAGCACCAGGCACCCCAGGAGGCACCACCACCAGAGCAGCGCCACCCTCACTGCCACAGGCGGCCCCAGTAATGCCcctgacctcccagccccctgcctccaacCCCCACCCTTTCTGAGCCCCCACATGCTCTAACCCCCTACCCTGAGTCTCCTACCCCCACCTGAGCCCATTCGCAttcactcccaccccccacatcaactccacctctcctcagacccccactgctgcacgcccgcaaccccagccccctgccctgagccactgcTCACTCCTGAGCTCTTACTcgtgctcctcctgccccctggcctgactcctgctcaccaggggcagggggcctgcagggcagcagagctccACTCCCCTGTCCAGCACTGGGGCTTAGGACCTGAGAGGAggggtttggcctgaggctttgGGGCAGGACAACCACTTACCCAGGCCAATAGCCTTCAATTACAGAGCTCTGCCCCCAGGTGGCCTCTCGCTGCCTAGTGTAGCTGCCCTGTGTGGTCACTCTGCCATATACCTGTCCCCCACATTCACTGCCGTCTGTGGTCATTGCGGAGCACAACTGTCACTGCTgtcagccccctccctttccgtGTAATGGGGaacaatcagattccaggcacatcccattgcccTGGCACAGCCAAGCCCTGACCTGGCTGTAAGTTATGacaagaggaagctgcctaccaaTTTTGAAGGGCCTTAGCTCTTAtcatttaggaggaattcttgaacaggTGGACTCCcagatggacggacagacagacagacctttctaaaatacatagtaaGAAAACTACATACAAAATGACACGTGCCGTGGTATAGAACTAACGATCACATCCGTCATCCCAAACCACCAGCACAATAATCCTTCCACCCCCACGTTTGAACATTTGGGCTTGACTATTTTCGACATGCCAGTCCCTACATTAGCTGGCACCCAAATCATTTAGGGCATTTTAGGTCAAAAGTGACAACTTGTGTCTGGAAACAAGCTAGAAATCAGTGAAAATCTAAAAGGTCCGCCAGCCCCTGCTTAGTGACATCTCAACCAAAGAGATGTAGAAGCCCCACCcacaaaatattttcaacaaagaGCAAGGAAGTAGCAAGTTAATACACTAACACACACACTCTACCCAGTCACTGTGCGTGGTGCTTGCATCCCAGCCTCCGTCTGTAGATAGCAAATTTCAAACATTTAATGCTTGCAACATGTCTAGGCACTTGCTGGCAATATGCAAATGTATTATGCTGTATTATTATATTCTCAGTATTATGCTAAACCCATCACAGAGCCCATTAGAGCCCTGGAGCCTGAGTCTCAGTTTCACTCTGGCCCCTCTTTACTGATCTGTCTTAAATTGAGTGTGACTGTCACTGACACCCACTTGAAGCCTCTTTACTTTACATGGCCAGATCAGTGCAACAGGGGCTCAGTGTAAAGGAGACCCCCGTTCCTTATAGCTGTGACAGAGAGGGCAACAGCCTACAATATATTTGGGAGCTCATGTACTAAGTGTGACTGATTTATGTATCATCGAGATCATGGTGGGATGGTTATCACAGCTTCTGCACAAAGTGAAAACAGGAAACCACTCATGTTGAACACATCCCGAGAGGCACCCTCTCCCCAACACATGGAGACTCACAGTCTGGTTTAAACCAATTCTCTAGAGCTCAATTGACAAAGGCAGGCTTTTTTGATAAATAGCCTGAGCTTGAACTGGCTCAGGGCCTTTGTTCTCATCCCTGATTTAAAGGCTGATGTCAGCTTGTAACACTGGGAAGAAAACAGCTGTGGGCTTTGAAGGACTGATGCCCACCACAGACTGGAGCTGGAGGTGACCTCTGGTAAGCCTTTTGGCATGCATGTAGGTTCTTTGATTTTCATATCTgctttctctgtaa from the Carettochelys insculpta isolate YL-2023 chromosome 30, ASM3395843v1, whole genome shotgun sequence genome contains:
- the LOC142003727 gene encoding SLAM family member 5-like translates to MATFWWVSSTLLLCYKHGSSRAAAAPVELSGVLGESVTFPVGIPAEQFRTAAWTVNTSNSIAAVGAGNPPAVWVMDVSYEGRLSIAAQNSLQLTGLRLQDSGTYTAKIITTTGATIHKRFLLRVYKRVPKPTIVCDLVTCVNGTCSYNLTCTAQGGGENVTYSWTHPAGGAVESTGPILCISPRPSAAHLNVTCTAQNPVSSSSATASAELLCAASPLPQRHVGGIVGIMVPLAFVFVIILYCCYRTWKTKRGMQKHALQDAGNTGADVENSTIYAQVSNPPLVSTRKGAQNGDPETKEETAKTIYSTVHLPNQVSQETDDEKLRKEGRGSMEPGEKTVYSTVNQPTETETCKPTKASDSLVTPGKREYNEII